A stretch of DNA from Oryza brachyantha chromosome 4, ObraRS2, whole genome shotgun sequence:
TAGGTACATAATTAGAAACAATAGCAGCGGTAGCACAACCATGTAATGTACTTCCTCTAAGTGCATATAGCATTACAGAATTCAGATACGTATCATATAAACGAGAGAACCTTTTGATACCTTTAAAACTCCATTTCAACCATAGTATTTGTATCCTTCCGCATCAAGTGTGCTGAGAGAGATGACATTTCTAGCCATCCCTGTTATGTATCTTACATCTTTCAGCGTACGTGTTAAGTTATCATGTGTCTTGATCTGAACGGAGCCAATGCCCACAATCTCACACGGTTTATCATCTCCCATATAGACGACATCCCCATTTTGCACATAATTGTAAGAACTAAACCAATCTCTGTTAATGCAGATATGAAACGAACATGCAGTATCAAGTATCCATTCAACATAACCAGCAACACAACCAGCAAAAATGATAAGACAGTCTCCTGAATTAGAGTTTTCTGCATCGGATACACGAATGCCTTACCATCGGATTCCTTTTCTCCTTATTCTGCAGCTTCCGACAATCTTCGATGAAGtgatttttcttcttgcaGTACTTGTAGAACTTCTTACCTCCTGACTTCGAACGGACTCTATTATTCTGGTTCTTGTCACAACCATTGCTGTCATTATATGTTTTCTGCTTAAATCCGCCTCTTGCAATGCTTCGCCCTTGGAGGACGACGCGTCAAACTGAACCATACTTCTCATCTTCTCCTTGTTCTAGAGTGCCTCATAAACTTCCGAAAGAGTTAGTTCATAGGCAGTGAGCATAACAGTAAGAGACTTAGATCTTCGTCATCAAATTGTACCTCCATCGACACTAGGTTGGAAATGATCTCCTTGAAGATCGATATGTGGTTCAACACTGAACCACCCTCCTACAACTTGTGCGAGAAGAACTTCATCTTCATATGCAACTTACTGATTAGATCCTTATACATGCAGATCGATTCCAATTTCAACCAAAGTTCTACAGCAGTTCATTCCTGTAACACTTCTTGCAAAATATCATTAGAAAGATGAAATTGAATCAGCGATAGAGCCTTACGATCCCACCGCTTCTTCAGCAGTCCACTCATCCTTCCTCTTGCTGAAACTTTCTAGTGCCTCATCAAGATTCAAAGATTGCACCAAACCAGCCCGCATGTTGACTTGCCATAGCGATAATATCGTCTTGTAGTCTAGCAGCGGTAGATCATACTTCATCGATGCCATCGTGGAACACTAATGTGTGCTCTAATACCACTAGTTAGAAAACGATCGACAAATAAACGATTTAcacaatagatcaattacaGAAAACAtgagatttaacgtggaaaaccctcGTAAAGCAAGAGAGAAGAAACAACGAGTGTCAGACAGCAAATATCTTCACTATATCGGGATAAAGTTATAACGCCGAACGATGGCTTACaagaagtatatataaggCGAAACCCTAGAATCTAGCTTCACGCTCTTTTGAAGTATGCCTTTACACGAGCACAAATTAATTTGGATCATAACTCAACACTCGCTCCTTCTCCTCGTCAATGCCTACCACCCTTGCACCCTCCCTTGCCTAGGAATACAGTGACGTTGGCGGCTTGGGAGTTCGTGTATCCATTGCCTCCGAATGAGCTCCTTCCATCACTTCTCCTTTATCCCATCATTAGCATGCACTATCATTGCTCCCACCCCTTGTTCAAGAGCCGCCATCCTCCGCGATGACACGTCGCCGTACTCATACTCTTCTAGCGGCAATAGAGGCAACGACAGGGGCACCGACAGGGGCACCGACAGCACGATGGTCGGGTGAACTTAATGGCTCAGCATCGGCAATTGCATTCCATTTTTTTGCTAATTTTTGTGTGGCTTACCCCTATCATTGACGGCACATAACTCCGAGTAGTTacaaatgtatatatgtgtaacTAGTTGAGAGtcacaacaaataaatatggaaGATCAGGGATTGTAGATATGGTGCTTGTTAGACCACCTGGCCTAATGGTTTATCCGATCGTTGCCTGATGGATCTCGGTTTTGGCTTTACCTAGAAAAGTACCATTAAGAAACTTTAATCTAAAAAACCCATAAACCCTGAAAGGGTACCTAACTATTTAAGGAGATAGAAGGACGACCAAGGGGTCCCTAGGCTCATTCTACACCAGGTTGAGGGTGCACCCTACCTTGGGTTCAAAATGAAATTATAAGCCCATACGCCCATTATAGGTGATGATCCATATTGTTTCTATGGTTGCACCCTAGTGAGATAGAATTTTGATATCATACTGCATCGGTTGGAAAGAAGACTCCATGTATTTCCATCAAGAACTCATGGACCCAAAACATATATGATGGGCATATTTAGCATCCATTTGAATACAACACTATGGCAGGTAGCCAAAATAGATTAGAGAACTTGGACAACTTGATCTTGATATCTTCCATATGACCTATAATGTTAGCGGCACTTATATCAAGAGTAGCCATGATCGAGCACATCATCTTGTTATATATTatccatttttaaaatatatagttgtttAGCTAACACTTCATAAAATGTTTTCTTCTTGCAAACCAATAATTTCACCAGTATTTGTTGATCTATGACTCATTATATGGTTCAACGGTTATTgcttcattttaaaataatagacACTATCTTGGATGTTTTCTTTGCGTTGAAATCTAGGCTTTATACTATCGCAATTGTATATAACTATGCTACGCATTACATTCCGTCATAAGTattctaaatatgtaaaattaaaaaaaaagtggatATTACGGAAGgacctaatatcaattaatcaattaaataGGTAGAAGTGAGGCTTCGAACCCAGATCGACTAGCCCACCGCCTCTTAGAGCTAGGTGGAAGACCTCCAGACGTTTCTAAGTATTCTAAATATGTGTCCGCCACTGTCACCGTATCAAAAATGTATAGCATAGGATTAATTTAAAGGCCGGCAGAAGGAATCATGCACCAACATGCAACTTCATCACTATGCGAAAAATGTTCCCAGAATATATAACTCGTATCGTACTTTGtcgaaaaagataaaagtaatTCCACCGTTGATATTGAATTTGAACACTTCAACGCTGCTAATGTTGGACACATTATCATGCAATGGGTCATAACAAAGTCATCGACATGATACTCCAGTTTACTTGTCGCCGAAGAGTTTGATTTTAACAGCTGCACACGTATCCAAAAGCATGCACGTCTATTTAAACAGAGTGATTAGTGGCGAAATCTCCACGAAAACATCACCAAAACCCACAAAACCCTAAGCACTCGTGAGGTTGAATTCAAGTGCCAAGCAATGAGGAGCGTCGTGAGCAAGTGCTCGCCGGAGCTCGTCGTCCCGTCGGCcaagccgccggcgccggccggtgaAGTCATCAACCTATCCTCCTTCGACAAGGCGATTGGTTCCTACCCCTTCACGTCGTTCCACGTATTCAGAAATGGCATCGTTGAGCCGGCCATGGCGATCAAGACGGCACTTTCGCAAGCTCTGGCCTACTACTACCCCCTCGCCGGCCGAGCTACTACCGGAGCGGGCAACGGCGGCCAGCTCGGTATCTCGTGCACCGGCGAGGGCGTGGCGTTCGTTGCCGCGACGGCCAGCTGCGCTCTTGGTGACGTCAAGCTGTTCGACCCGCCGTTCGCGGCGTTGCTGAAGGATCTCGCCGTGGAGTACCCGGAGGAGGGCTGCGGCGAGGCCGACCCGCTGCTGCTCATGCAGGTGACGGAGTTCGCGTGCGGCGGGTTCGTCGTCGGGATGACGTGGAACCACGGCGTCGCCGATGGTAAGGGGATAGCTCAATTCCTGCAGGCCGTCGGCGAGCTCGCCCGCGGGCTGCCGCGCCCGTCTGTCTTGCCGGTCAGCTGCGGCGACGACTCTCTCCCGGAGCTGCCGCCGATGGTCGCCGCAATGGAGAAGTCGATGGTGAGGCTGGAGGACAAGCAGTTCGCTTACCTTGACATCACCATCCCTGCCAGCGTGATCCGACGCGTCAAGGCGGAgttcgccggcgacggagggTACTCCGGCGAGCCGTGCAGCGTGTTCGAGGCTGTGGCCGCCGTCCTCTGGCGCAGCCGGACCCGCGCGGTCTTCTCCAACCCCGACGCACCCGCACCGCTCGTCTTCGCAGCCAACGTGCACAAGCACGTCGGCGCCAGGTACGGCTACTACGGCAACTGCGTCACCTCGCAGGTGGTCATGGCAACCAGCGGCGAGGTGGCGAACGGCGACGTCAAGGACGCCGTCAAGCTGATCCGGCGAGCCAAGGAGCAGATCCCGGATCAGTCcaagggcgccggcggcgtcgccacgaacgcggcggcggcaggcatGGAGGAGAAGCAGCTCGCGGCGCTGTCCGGGTACAACGCGTTCTTCGTGGCGAGCTGGCGGAACATCGGGTTCGAGGCGGTGGACTTCGGCGGCGGGAGACCGGCGCGGGTGATGTGCCACGTCGGGCCGACGGCCGTGCCGAGCTGCGTGGCGTGCCTgccgcgcgacggcgacggcgccagcGTGCTGCTACTGTGCGTCAAGGCGGAGCACGTCGGCGCGTTCTACGCGGAGCTGGAGAGTCTCAGGTGATTGGATGCTCGACGACTGTCCATCGCCGCCATGGCTGCATGCAGCACAGTCAATCAGTGACGTTCAAACTACCCtctacaaaaaaatattattccgTACCTCTTTTTCGTTGATTGTTTCTAAATTTATCGAGATAACAATAAATGAGGACATGtaataaacatattatttattcaTCTCTAGTAAACCAAGGAGCTAAAATAATGTGTGCGATTTTGTTATCCACGTATAAATAATTAACTAGGCAAATAATAGCCCGGGCATAATGTTTTGAAGTCTCGAGGCTAATGATCGTCTTTTTGTGATTTCTCCTCGTCCCTTGAATGCGATGTTGCTACATACTCCGTCCgatattgactttttatttatatttgatcattcgtcttatttaaaaaatttataattattgattttttattataatttgatttattattaaaataactttaagcatggTTTATAATgttgtatatttaaaaaaattaaataagacaaaagatcaaacataaataaaaagttaatagtgtcaaaaaaaatgaaaggagTATGTAACTACTCAAATAATGAAAGTGTCCTTTTCTCGGTTAGATGATTTCCGTTGAAACCAAATTGTGATGTTGCGACGTACGTTGCTATCTGTTTGTAGtattctctgtttttttttatttagttgataACGTTCATCTTTAAATTTCCGTTTagccatttatcttatttaaaaaatttatataattattaattaattttttatgacttgatttattataaaatgaacttttagaatgacttataattttacatatttgtaaaaataatttaaataatatggaTGAACGTacatctaaaagttaagaggtcaaatataaaaacgAAGGTTGTAGCTTAGATTTCCCTAAATCCAATACCCGCTTCTGTTTTTCGTATGTGTATCGTGATTGTCTTTTGAgcctatatttttaattacttgtctaattaaaaaatatgtgatcatcatttaatttgttatgatatttttatcattaagtAAACTCTAAGCATGATGTCCtaaaaaactctaaacatgaaatatattttacatatttataccaaataaattaaataagacgaatgataatACGTCTATATAAATGTCAGTAAcatcaatcataaaaaaatcgcAATCGGTGGGATAGTATACCTGCAAGttttgccatgcatgcataccaTCTCTATACGCGATTGTACCATTTTTCTAAGCCACTTcagcccggcccggcccggcccggtcCAGTCTAAGAAAGGCCAATTCAACTCCAGTCCAGCCCAGTCGGCACGGCCCAAAAAACCCTCTATCCAAGCCGACCCAACCATGCACCGCACAGGCTACTGATCACAGAATTTCTTGCCACCAATCTTCCTCCTAATCTAAGATGCTTCTCTTTCCGACTACTTAACTTTTTCGTAACATTTCCTCAATTGCGAGGCAATacttactacctccgtccctaaatatttgacgtcattaactttttaatacatgtttgatcattcatcttactcaaaaaatttacataattactaattatttttatatcattttatttattgtaagtatactttttatgcatatatataactttacatattttataaaataatttaaataagacgaatggtcaaacgtgtataaaaaagtcaacggcgtcaaatatttagggacggagggagtattaaaattttatgatgcATCATAACTGCATATCTGAAGGGGTGTTTCTTTGCTTTACACCCAAAAAGTGAGACATAATCCTTCTCAACCTCCTTTGCATTGCCATAACAAAATGATTCACTTCTatggaattaattaatccatatgCCAGATAACTTCTCAAAAGTACGTACTTAGTACAAGTTTAAGGTTTTTGGTTTCCTCTAGATCGTGTTCAATAAACAAGATTGTGGCATCAACGTATTGCAAGATTGTGAGGCCATTTTCAACAAAATGTGGGATCACCCCCATGAAATCTCCTTTGTTCATCTGCTATCTGAATTAGGATGGCTAACTTATTAACTTCTAAATTATAGACAATTGGAGACAGCTAACCACCCTTGTCTTAAACCTTTTTTTAGTCTGCAAGAAATTTGCAATGTCGTCATTCGCTTTAACAGCTACACTTCCTCCCCTTACTATCCATTCCATTCAACCACACAACAACGGTGAAAAGCCCTTCATTCTTAGTGTTTGCTGTAAAAACTTTCAGTCAACTTTATCATAAGCCTTTTTAAAGTCAAGCTTTCTTCTTTCTATGTATTTAATGAATTGTTTGAAGTAAGATTACTACTCGTTCCATTACATGTCCTCCTGACAAAATGTCGTCTGTGATGATCCTCACAACTTGTTGAGCTTCCAGCTTTATTCTGTTATCCATCACTTTCGTAAAGACCTTGAAACTCACAGATCGGCCTATAACTACTAAattcgtttggttttttttttagatccCACTTGTTTTCGTTTATATAGCACAATGATGATGGCAAAATTTAGACTATGtagacatatattttttatataaatctcTAAAAAGGACCATTAAGTCATCTTTGATCACCTCCGAGGAAACTTGATAGAATTCTGTTGGGAATCCGTCAGGTTCTGGAGCCTTGTTGTGTTCCATTTGGAAGATCTCCTATTTCACTTCTTCCCCTGCGAATTCCTTAGTCAACACTTCTTTCTCTACTCAGGACACTTGAGAAATATCATCCTTTTGAGAATCTCTTAACAAAAAACTATTTCTTTCTGGAAGTCCAACAAGATTTTTGTAATACTTTGTAATGTGCATTTTAACTGTACATCATCTTTCATGGTGTCTTCCTCGTGttctatttgaaaattttttatttctatatttcacACTAGCAGTCAAACTATTATACTTTGTATTCCTATCACCATCCAAAATGTACTTTGTTTTTCACCCTTTGTTACCGTTTGATCTATTTTTCCCTTAACAATGAGGCTATCCTACTTTTTACGTAGTTTCTTTAGCTCTAACCCTCGTGCCTTCTTATCTCACTCCTCTGCCATTGCCAACGAACttacctttttcctttttatatgtTCCAATTGTATTTTTCGCCCATCCTCTTAGGAATTGTTGTCATCTATGAATCTTGTTTTCCCACATTTCTCCACAAGTGTGTTGCAAAATCATAGAACCCATCTCTTATCAACCATCCAAGCTCAAACTTGAATAATGGTTGCTTGTTACGTGACTAGCAGTGTGTGTTTTGAAAATTCTCTACTCAAAGCCAAGGCTATGGCTAATGGGTAATTTTGTTCCCAATCCTTGCACATCAAAATCCTATCCAACTTTCGAAAGTCAGTACTTACAAGGAGTTTACCAATGTAAATTTGCACCTTGAGTGTTCAGTTTCTCTCATGTtcaagctatatatatgacaaCATTAAACAAGAAATTGCATGTACCACTATACGTATCATTGATACCCAATTAAGATTAGTAACCCTTCCCTGCAACAAGCATTGACTAACTCCAACCAAGAAAGCTTTTTCTATCCCACAGACTGCACAAGAGAAACCACGGgaagcccccccccccccccacacacacactcgGGCCACGTTCGATAGAAAcacagataagttaactaacatGATACGGAAAACgttgtaataaattagtacatgattaattaattattaaaaaaataaaaaatagattaatatgattttttaaacaattttcctatagaaaatttttgtaaaaaatacaccgtttagcagttcgaaaagcGTGCGTGCGAAAAACGAGTGGATActtatagaaaagttaacttatcaccccTTCGAACGCGGCCTCGCTCTTGTTTCTAACATGAAACTTCACATAGAAATCTCCCTCGTCAATACTTTTAGATAAGAATATGTAAaatcattatttttgttttccaaaATAGCGACAAAGTCTAGCTTCTGCTCTTTGGAAGTTTCTGaaacaaatctaaatttagccATGTCCCCAAGAGCTTAACttgttttccaaaaaaaaagctattCATGTTGACTCCTTTTTAAATTTAGCAAAAATTGGTCGTGTACACCCCCGAAGGTGTATAGGGCGGGTtaatataatcttttatcttaaaaaatggCATACATTTGTATTGGATTATATTTGATTCTTGAcgtttttctggatttaataaaatttgaatggacttaaacataaatcatatgaatgagttataaatttttaaagattATTGATATTCCCTAGTTTaaccaaaattaattaacgaTTTATTGCGGCATTTAAAGGCAGCAACCAGTGCGGCGGCAAgcgaggggaggggaaggCGGCAGCATGCTTACCAGTCGTGGGCGCACTGCAACAGCGGTGTGGTGAGCGGCCAAAAAGGAAATTTTACTTTCAAGAGGAAATTATTGGTCAATCAGACCAATTAGATAGATCAACATGCATAATGGTAAAGTATAAATAGACGATAGCTTAAGGCTATGTAGCATAACTTGTACAAGAGAGAAAACTTAGTGCCCGAGAGACGACTGCTTTATGGGCACTTTGTGAACCCATCTTAATGAAACATAGTTAATACCAGAGGACAGGTGGCTCAAGGGTGACTACTATCAACACATTATTCTATTAAATTTGGGGACTCTCTTATTTccacttaaaaaattttgttatttcctttttattacCATTGAACTCCCATCTGGTAGGGTTGGCCTTGTTTTTTGATGGTACAAACATATGTTCAGCATTTCTGCATCTGTATCTATTTCTTTGATGAACAGCATATGCagcttaattttttatatattcttagggctactattatttgaaaaaaaataatttataaataaaaaattatataagtggTTTTAGCCATCTAAACACggaggctgaaaaataaactgctatgaagaaaccacaaaatcaacttccaATATACGGttgaaaaaatcaaattttcgcttataagtataagcagaagaaaaaagaatagcGACAAAACTGATTTACAGCTGTACAAAATAatgaaagaataaaaaatcaaaagttaCTGCCTTTGCACTCTGGTCATCTCTTCTTCAGTAAAATCAAGGCTACAAATGCTACAATCCTAAAGAACAAACCATACATAAACAGAATCAAGATACAGAGCATGTAGTGGTTAATGTCGAAACCAGTTTTGTACAACAACCCACAGCGAGTTATCAACCAAACTCCAGGATACCTGAATTAGAAGAGAAAGACTCATTAGGTCACTTTACAAATTAGAGGgcaattttatatctaatatgAACTAGTCAACAAGCAAGGATAATGAGTAAGATGTAACCTTTTTGCATTTACAATTATGAAGCCCTCTAATGCCCACTTTGCATAGCATAATCTCTTGAGAATTGCAGGGGTATTCTTTTGAGTGGATAACAAGGTCAGAACAACTGGGATCAATGCAGAACACTGCAAAAATTTCAGGATTAGTCTCTAgatttgtaattaattaatcacaaaaaaaaagaatctgcAAAAGATGATCAATCTTATTGACACATACCAGCTGTGCCGAACCAGGGTTGAAACAGATAGCAAAAGTGTACCCTATGCCGGTCACACAGTAAACAAGTGCGAGGAGAACAACGTAATTGTCGGCAATTGATGATCTTGGGTTGTTGAAGTAGTAGAACATGGAGAGGTAAACAATTGGCTTCACAACCGTGCTGAAATGATCAATTGTATCCCTGGCAAGAAAATATGCCAATGAGCTCATCCCTgactctctctccctcaagTATTGCAACCGTTCAAGTGAAAACGACCTTAAAGCTGCAATCTTGCACAATAAAGCTGCATCATAGTAATTTATGTCAGTGAAAAGAATAATCAAGTCAAGCTCATAGTGTAAAGACAGCATAGTCTGAATATCTGAACTTACAAACTGCAATTATGGTGTAAATGTAGCCGGGCATTCCAAATGTTGGATCACTGAGCTTTGCAATGGTACCCAGGCAGATCCCAGCAACACCTAGTATCAGAAAATCAACTGCAAGGAGCCTAGCTTCACGCAACCTCTGTTTTGTGACCCTGTGATGACACACATGaagaaacaattttaaatttatcagaAAATTAATACCATTGAAACAGTAAAATTTTCATCGCATGGCTAGTccagtaaatttcacaaaaagaTTATATGCATTGAATTAAACATACCTTCCTAGGTAGTACTTGTACTGTCTAATGACCCCAGGTGTTCTTCTGCTGGACAAATCCTTCGGTTTCGACAAATGGTGCTCGATACGGTCACGCTCTTCAGCAAAAGCATTCCTAACATGAGGAAGGCAGTGTGGAGTTGATCCAGCTGAAGGGCTGGACCCCATGTGTGGCCTTTGCTCACCCATTGCCTTGAGATCATCCTTCATGTCACCTGGCACTTCATAGCCATTGTAGAGCATCCAGTTCAGTGGCAGGTGCTTTGCATTGATGCCTGACTCAGGCTTCACAATGCCCTCAAGAATGTCAATGTAGTGGTCTGGTGGGTTAACTCTTTCAGGCACATTGATTCCAAGTGTTGAGAAGTAGTCCTCAACACTCTTGACCGGACCATTGTAAACAATCAGGCCTCCTTTTGCTAGAAGAATCAGATCATCAAACATGTTGTACAGTGTATAGCTGAAAACAGCCACAGCAAGAACATGTCAGAAATGTTTCAGAAAAGGTGAGTGCTGTCTTAGGAAAacgatttttttaaggtacaCTCGAATGATTATGAGCCATCCATTACTTTGGATCCAACGGATCTGATTTTGTTATATACATCgctaatatgtatataaaagaaaaattagaactaaaatatataactatacaCTAAAATTATGtgt
This window harbors:
- the LOC102704053 gene encoding acyl transferase 15-like, with the protein product MRSVVSKCSPELVVPSAKPPAPAGEVINLSSFDKAIGSYPFTSFHVFRNGIVEPAMAIKTALSQALAYYYPLAGRATTGAGNGGQLGISCTGEGVAFVAATASCALGDVKLFDPPFAALLKDLAVEYPEEGCGEADPLLLMQVTEFACGGFVVGMTWNHGVADGKGIAQFLQAVGELARGLPRPSVLPVSCGDDSLPELPPMVAAMEKSMVRLEDKQFAYLDITIPASVIRRVKAEFAGDGGYSGEPCSVFEAVAAVLWRSRTRAVFSNPDAPAPLVFAANVHKHVGARYGYYGNCVTSQVVMATSGEVANGDVKDAVKLIRRAKEQIPDQSKGAGGVATNAAAAGMEEKQLAALSGYNAFFVASWRNIGFEAVDFGGGRPARVMCHVGPTAVPSCVACLPRDGDGASVLLLCVKAEHVGAFYAELESLR